The Flavobacterium sp. 1 genome contains the following window.
AGAAGGATTCCGTACCGGATTGACTACTGGATACCGTTTTTCTACACGTTTTGGTGTAGAAGTAGGATTTAATTATTTCAATGGGAATAGTAAGACAATGGCGCAAGCAACTCATAAATATGTGCCTAATCCTAATAATGTTCCAATTTTTGTAAATGGTAGTGCAGAAGGAAAAATTGAAGCGTTTGATATTGCACCTGCGCTTGTAATGTTTTTAGGAGAAACTCATGGTTTCGAGCCATATACTAAAGTAGGAGTTATTGTTCCTGTTCATGGGACATTAGAAATTGAAAGCAATAGAGAATTTACAACACCTGCCGGAGTTACTAATACTTATACTAAAGATGTTGTGAAACCGAAACCAACTGTAGGTTTTATGGCGGCTATCGGGACTTCATATAAAGTAGCAAAAAATATTTCCATATTTGCCGAACTAGAATACCGTAACTTTACTGTTCATGGCGATACTAAAGAAACAAAGGAGTATACAGAAAATGGAGTTGACAAACTATATACGCCAACTACTTTTAGAGCAGATGCTTCTTACTCGGCAAGCCATGTTAAATATGTTGATGAATTGACTACTGATTCAAATCATTATTTATTTAATCCTAATACAGCAACGCCATATATAGAAAAAGATACAACTAGGCCAAATGATGCAATGAACGACATCAGCTCTTATGTTGGAATTTCTGGATTAGGTTTGACTTTTGGATTGAAATACAGCCTGTAATCAAATACGGTTGAAATTGAATGAAGACCTTCTGAAAAGAGGGTCTTTTTTTTTGATTAAATATTTTGAAATCCCAAATGCCCTAGCCCAGATGGAAACGGCATCCTGTTGTCCCGGGGTTCGGGACAACAGATATAGTGTACAGCTGGAAATAGCTACTAATCATTTTGGAAATAGCAATTAGCAATACATTTATAATGAAAACTAATTTAGGAATGGCGTTTGGTTGGTTTTTAATTTCTAAATTTGTACTCAAGTTTTAAGAATAAGCATTTAAACATTAAATAAAAATAGTATGGCATTAGCAATAACAGATGCTACTTTTGATGAAGTAGTTTTGAAATCAGATAAACCGGTAATGGTAGATTTTTGGGCAGCATGGTGCGGACCTTGTAGAATGGTTGGACCAATCATTGACGAGCTAAGCAGCGAGTACGAAGGGAAAGTTGTTGTGGGGAAAGTTGATGTAGATGCAAACCAAGAATTTGCTGCAAAATACGGTGTTAGAAATATTCCTACTGTATTAGTTTTTCATAACGGAGAGGTAGTTGGGAAACAAGTTGGAGTAGCGCCAAAACAAACGTATGCTGATAGTTTAGATGCTTTATTGTAATCTAAATTGAAATAAGTTAAAAAGGTCTGGCGAAAGTCAGGCCTTTTTTGTTTTAAATATTTTGTTGGACTAAGTTAATTCACCATTAAGAGATTAAATCAGTTAAGCTTAATGATTCTTAATATCTTAATGGTTAAAAAAGAAAAACCTTTTAATGGTTTACTTTTAAATTGTCAGTAGCACGATGTAGTGTGTTCAAACTTTTTTATACATTTGGAATATGAAGATCGAATCACAGATAGAAAAAATATCCAGTTTTCAGCACTTGGAACTGTTGGCCAATCAAGTTGTGGAAGGCTTTATTTCTGGAATGCACAAAAGTCCGTTTCATGGATTTTCGGCAGAATTTGCCGAGCATAAAGTGTACAATGTAGGAGAAAGCACCAAACACATTGATTGGAAACTGTTTGCAAAAACGGATAGACTGTACACCAAGTGTTTTGAGGAGGAAACCAATTTGAGATGTCATATTATCATTGACAATTCCTCATCGATGCATTATCCTAAATTGAAAGATAATCAGCAGTTTTATGAAAGCAAAATAGGTTTTTCGGTATTGGCTTCGGCTGTATTAATGAATCTACTGAAGAAACAGCGTGATGCGGTAGGTTTGAGTGTGTTTTCGGATAGTTACGAATATTATGCGCCAGAAAAGGGGAGCGACCGTCATCACAGAATGATATTGAATACCCTTGAGGGGCTTTTGGAAGTCACCAAAGAGAAAAAACAGACCGACACTATTACTTATCTGCATCAGATAGCTGAGAAAATCCATCGTCGTTCGATGATTATTTTGTTTACGGATATGTTTCAGTCAGAAAACGAGGAAGCACTTTTTAATGCATTGCAGCATTTGAAACACGACAAGCA
Protein-coding sequences here:
- a CDS encoding outer membrane beta-barrel protein, which codes for MKTKLFLLGLLASAMTVAGQTTNTTDSKKETWYFKLGGSYFIQTAATDFPIISGTLPNNDVFAADGITLISRETNHGSFGEGFRTGLTTGYRFSTRFGVEVGFNYFNGNSKTMAQATHKYVPNPNNVPIFVNGSAEGKIEAFDIAPALVMFLGETHGFEPYTKVGVIVPVHGTLEIESNREFTTPAGVTNTYTKDVVKPKPTVGFMAAIGTSYKVAKNISIFAELEYRNFTVHGDTKETKEYTENGVDKLYTPTTFRADASYSASHVKYVDELTTDSNHYLFNPNTATPYIEKDTTRPNDAMNDISSYVGISGLGLTFGLKYSL
- the trxA gene encoding thioredoxin, which translates into the protein MALAITDATFDEVVLKSDKPVMVDFWAAWCGPCRMVGPIIDELSSEYEGKVVVGKVDVDANQEFAAKYGVRNIPTVLVFHNGEVVGKQVGVAPKQTYADSLDALL
- a CDS encoding DUF58 domain-containing protein; its protein translation is MKIESQIEKISSFQHLELLANQVVEGFISGMHKSPFHGFSAEFAEHKVYNVGESTKHIDWKLFAKTDRLYTKCFEEETNLRCHIIIDNSSSMHYPKLKDNQQFYESKIGFSVLASAVLMNLLKKQRDAVGLSVFSDSYEYYAPEKGSDRHHRMILNTLEGLLEVTKEKKQTDTITYLHQIAEKIHRRSMIILFTDMFQSENEEALFNALQHLKHDKHKVVLFHVIDNETERKFDFDNAPRKFIDVETGEEVVIFADNVKSAYEKQVGDYFKKLALTCAQNKIKYIPVGVGESFEKILMAYLVEKQNFG